One genomic segment of Sphingobacteriales bacterium includes these proteins:
- a CDS encoding T9SS type A sorting domain-containing protein — translation MYKLIFVAALVWWHTAVAAQSVFNKLYTNDTSQIFFTAARQLNETTYLAFGSSGNSKYGYIGFWLLNQAGNITNFHLLNTSFEGHSLSGRGQLLQLSDSVFIATFDAKNSNPNYAYDVMVIKFDISGNILLKKTYEKIGLQLVYEIIPTNDKGFLIVGGTQLVNEISYMYALKIDSIGGFVWENTYSLSNYGNSAAMSVVPAVGGDGYILAGYGYHKDKDYQAYLVKINHNGEKLEYKDFGGSEANGAGLLTVYQNLYFLIYGVHKAKQYYPVISLIDTAFNLVGPLKKYDNISEVAGYAIPIVKGIDNGYWLAGYSAKDNTANPAGMVMRLTANCDTVWVKTVQTSASHDNYLRDVTPTSDGGCIAAGFKLYPSPQMGWLLKFDADGNICWQVNCDSTIINTAIEPPPQQGANSPALRGLGGVVTLTPNPATNMVQCKFLQYNPAQQNATLLLYNTQGVVVKKVPLTNTETAFSVTDLPKGVYYAHLPDYAYFYKLIVQ, via the coding sequence ATGTATAAACTTATATTTGTCGCAGCCTTAGTTTGGTGGCATACAGCAGTAGCAGCACAATCTGTTTTTAACAAATTATATACCAATGATACCTCACAAATATTTTTTACTGCAGCACGACAGTTAAACGAAACCACCTATTTAGCATTTGGGTCATCGGGCAATTCAAAATATGGATATATAGGCTTTTGGTTACTAAACCAAGCGGGTAATATTACCAATTTTCATTTACTAAATACCTCTTTTGAAGGGCATAGTTTATCTGGCAGGGGGCAATTATTGCAACTAAGCGACAGCGTATTTATTGCTACTTTTGATGCTAAAAACAGCAACCCAAATTACGCCTACGATGTTATGGTTATAAAATTTGATATTTCGGGAAATATTTTATTAAAAAAGACTTATGAAAAAATAGGATTGCAACTGGTTTATGAAATAATACCAACAAATGATAAGGGTTTTTTAATAGTAGGTGGCACTCAATTAGTCAATGAAATATCTTATATGTATGCCCTTAAAATAGATAGTATTGGCGGTTTTGTGTGGGAGAATACTTATAGTCTTAGCAACTACGGCAATAGTGCGGCTATGTCGGTAGTGCCTGCCGTTGGCGGCGACGGGTATATATTGGCAGGCTATGGCTACCATAAAGATAAAGACTACCAAGCCTATTTAGTAAAAATTAACCACAATGGCGAAAAACTTGAATATAAAGATTTTGGCGGTAGCGAGGCTAACGGAGCAGGTCTTTTAACCGTTTACCAAAATTTATACTTTTTAATTTATGGCGTACACAAAGCAAAACAATACTACCCTGTAATTAGCTTGATTGATACAGCTTTTAATCTCGTAGGTCCCCTTAAAAAATATGACAACATTAGCGAAGTGGCGGGGTATGCAATCCCTATTGTAAAGGGCATTGATAATGGGTATTGGTTAGCAGGGTATAGTGCCAAAGATAATACCGCTAACCCTGCGGGTATGGTTATGCGTTTAACGGCAAATTGCGATACGGTTTGGGTTAAAACTGTGCAAACATCAGCATCGCACGACAACTACCTGCGCGATGTAACGCCCACCAGCGATGGCGGTTGTATAGCGGCGGGTTTTAAACTATATCCTTCGCCTCAAATGGGTTGGTTGCTTAAATTTGATGCCGATGGTAATATCTGTTGGCAGGTAAACTGCGATAGCACCATTATTAACACCGCTATTGAACCGCCTCCACAACAAGGAGCAAATTCCCCCGCTTTGAGGGGGTTAGGGGGAGTTGTTACCCTTACCCCCAACCCAGCTACCAATATGGTACAGTGTAAATTTTTGCAATATAATCCTGCCCAGCAAAACGCCACTTTACTACTTTACAATACCCAAGGAGTAGTAGTTAAAAAAGTACCGCTAACTAATACCGAAACCGCTTTTTCCGTAACCGACCTACCCAAAGGCGTTTATTATGCGCATTTGCCAGATTATGCCTATTTTTATAAGCTAATTGTGCAGTAA
- a CDS encoding T9SS type A sorting domain-containing protein, with protein sequence MILFTQTQRGVTLNGNGFSQIRQNTFTQIPSIETAQTDEIIYQAYGILNYGSKAFNIEGNVFSKDSLQYNATHGIITLNSGLGGGTIKRNAFEGSFWAANLLLGDNQALELDCNQYNNQNKADWLIAHALDPETGIINLANLKEQGVCDFNDPNNNAPLHEYWHTEADTANYHILNLGLDTVVVHYEQNDPATFEPTLISGIVNKDVPCTGFGEYCQSSFAQTPQGLAAIIQNQMSQTGTYATNLGNALVQNYVAQGNTAAAIHWQRSHPNIVNNTALMAHYTLQNHADSAAHYWGLVGSNSQPQAQALRQIYSPWVAALPTNSSCVPTMQQQADTLMGSFGTMVAQQYLACFNNTLYNRQVYIPAIAGKKSQTMPHNASNALKVYPNPTHSSFTVETPSAEGLLQIYNTKGMLLLQIPVSHEQTLVATPQLTAGVYYIYWYSPNSNTLMAKIAVIK encoded by the coding sequence ATGATACTTTTTACCCAAACCCAGCGCGGCGTAACCCTTAACGGCAACGGTTTTAGCCAAATACGGCAAAATACGTTTACACAAATACCAAGTATTGAAACAGCCCAAACCGACGAGATTATTTACCAAGCCTACGGCATTTTAAACTACGGCAGTAAGGCGTTTAATATAGAGGGCAACGTGTTTAGCAAAGACAGCCTACAGTATAACGCCACCCACGGCATTATTACGCTAAACTCGGGCTTAGGCGGCGGAACCATTAAACGCAATGCTTTTGAGGGCAGTTTTTGGGCAGCCAATTTACTACTCGGCGACAACCAAGCACTTGAATTAGACTGCAACCAATACAACAACCAAAACAAAGCCGACTGGTTAATTGCCCATGCCTTAGACCCCGAAACAGGCATTATAAATTTGGCAAACCTAAAAGAACAAGGTGTTTGCGACTTTAATGACCCCAATAACAACGCCCCCCTACACGAATACTGGCATACCGAAGCCGATACCGCCAACTACCACATTTTAAACCTGGGGCTTGATACCGTAGTAGTGCATTACGAACAAAACGACCCCGCAACCTTTGAACCTACCTTAATTTCCGGAATTGTAAATAAAGACGTTCCTTGTACCGGATTTGGCGAATATTGTCAAAGTAGTTTTGCACAAACACCCCAAGGGTTGGCAGCAATTATACAAAACCAAATGAGCCAAACGGGTACTTATGCTACCAATTTGGGCAATGCCTTAGTACAAAATTATGTGGCGCAAGGCAATACCGCCGCTGCCATACATTGGCAGCGCAGCCACCCCAATATTGTCAATAATACTGCATTAATGGCGCATTATACCCTGCAAAACCACGCCGATAGTGCCGCGCATTATTGGGGTTTGGTAGGCAGCAATTCCCAACCGCAGGCGCAAGCGTTGCGCCAAATTTATAGCCCTTGGGTGGCAGCCTTGCCAACCAATAGCAGTTGTGTACCCACTATGCAGCAGCAAGCCGATACCCTTATGGGCAGTTTTGGCACTATGGTAGCGCAACAATACTTGGCGTGTTTTAATAATACCCTATACAATAGGCAAGTATATATACCCGCTATTGCCGGAAAAAAATCGCAAACCATGCCCCATAACGCAAGTAACGCGCTAAAAGTTTACCCCAACCCTACCCACAGCAGTTTTACCGTTGAAACGCCCTCTGCCGAAGGATTGTTACAAATATATAATACCAAAGGTATGTTATTGTTGCAAATACCCGTTAGCCACGAGCAAACTTTGGTAGCCACCCCACAATTAACAGCAGGGGTATATTATATTTATTGGTATTCGCCGAACAGCAATACGCTTATGGCAAAAATAGCAGTTATTAAATAA
- a CDS encoding T9SS type A sorting domain-containing protein, whose amino-acid sequence MYKLIFVAALIWWHTAVAAQSVFNKLYTTDTSHIGFIAARQIGDQYLAFGSTYNINGSYVGFWLLDANGKIMSFNLLDYAKKNHSLYGKGQLLQLSDSVFIAAIDAKSSKQNYSDDIMVIKFDILGNILLKKVYEKQDNQTAHEIITTSDGGYLIAGWTQAINEIGYMYALKIDSIGGFVWENTYSLSNYGNSAAVSVVPAVGGDGYILSGYGYHKDKDYQAYLVKINHNGEKIEYKDFGGIEANGAGLLTVYQNLYFLIYGVHKAKQYYPVISLIDTSFNPVGPLKKYDNISEVAGYAIPIVKGMDNGYWLAGYSAKDNTANPAGMVMRFTANCDTVWVKTVQTSPSHDNYLRDVTPTSDGGCIAAGFKLYPSPQMGWLLKFDADGNICWQVNCDSTLTTTQVIPTISGNGLTLYPNPADHTLTVSTTNDLVGTYLEIYNSMGLLVWQQKLTANTITFATNHLANGAYFLRANNTTVKFTIIH is encoded by the coding sequence ATGTATAAACTTATATTTGTCGCAGCCTTAATTTGGTGGCATACAGCAGTAGCAGCACAATCTGTTTTTAACAAATTATACACCACCGACACCTCGCATATTGGTTTTATTGCTGCAAGGCAAATAGGCGACCAATACCTTGCGTTTGGCTCAACTTATAATATTAATGGCAGCTATGTGGGCTTTTGGCTATTAGATGCAAATGGTAAAATAATGTCATTTAACTTATTAGACTATGCAAAAAAGAATCATAGTTTATATGGCAAAGGGCAATTATTACAACTAAGTGACAGCGTATTTATAGCTGCCATTGATGCTAAAAGTAGTAAGCAAAATTATTCTGACGATATTATGGTCATAAAATTTGATATTTTGGGAAATATTTTATTAAAAAAAGTGTATGAAAAACAAGATAATCAAACCGCCCACGAAATTATTACCACCTCTGACGGCGGGTATTTGATTGCCGGATGGACACAAGCCATAAATGAAATAGGGTATATGTACGCGCTTAAAATAGATAGTATTGGGGGGTTTGTATGGGAGAATACTTATAGTCTTAGCAATTACGGCAATAGTGCGGCTGTGTCGGTAGTGCCTGCCGTTGGCGGCGACGGGTATATACTATCAGGCTATGGCTACCATAAAGATAAAGACTACCAAGCCTATTTAGTAAAAATTAACCACAATGGCGAAAAAATTGAATATAAAGATTTTGGAGGCATCGAGGCCAACGGAGCAGGTCTTTTAACCGTTTACCAAAATTTATACTTTTTAATTTATGGCGTACACAAAGCAAAACAATATTACCCTGTAATTAGCTTGATTGATACATCTTTTAACCCCGTAGGTCCCCTTAAAAAATACGACAACATTAGTGAAGTAGCAGGGTATGCAATTCCGATAGTAAAGGGCATGGATAATGGATATTGGTTAGCGGGTTATAGTGCCAAAGATAATACTGCTAACCCTGCGGGTATGGTTATGCGTTTTACAGCAAATTGCGATACGGTTTGGGTTAAAACAGTACAAACATCACCATCGCACGACAACTACCTGCGCGATGTAACCCCCACCAGCGACGGCGGTTGTATTGCGGCGGGTTTTAAACTGTATCCTTCGCCACAAATGGGTTGGTTACTTAAATTTGATGCCGATGGTAATATCTGTTGGCAGGTAAACTGCGATAGCACCCTTACCACTACGCAAGTTATACCTACCATTTCCGGAAACGGTTTAACGTTATACCCCAACCCCGCCGACCATACCCTTACCGTTAGTACTACCAACGATTTAGTGGGCACTTACTTAGAAATATATAATAGTATGGGTTTATTAGTTTGGCAGCAAAAACTAACTGCCAATACAATAACTTTTGCTACCAATCATTTAGCCAATGGGGCATATTTTTTGAGGGCAAATAACACTACTGTTAAATTTACTATTATCCATTAA